The Natribaculum luteum genome contains the following window.
GGAGCTTCCCCAGGAAGTAGTTGAGGGTCTTGGAGTTGTACGGATTGCCCTTACGGTTTAGCCAGATCGATTCCGTGTCGTCGTATTTGGCGATGTTCTCCCGCTGGCGCTTCCACTCCCGTAGAGCGTCGACCGTTTCGCTCCGTAAGGCAATCTCCCAGTGGTCTCGGTTTTTCGACGCTTCCTCCTTAGGGATGAACAGCGCACCCTTGGAGAGCCGGAGCCAAGACATCCTGGCCCGTTTGACTTCACAGGGTCGAAGTCCGGCATCGAGCGCGGTCCACAGCAAGGAGACCCACTTGTAGTTGGTGTTGAGGTACTCCCAGTCGTCCGGGCTGACGTCCGATTTGGGTTTGCCCAACTTCTGGGCGATGTGGGCCTTCCAGCGGTCACGTTCGTCCGGCGTGAGGTCATTGTACGCGGGAACGGACCCGTAATCGAGAACGGCATCCCGGAGTTGTTGCCGTTCAGCTATCGAGAAGTAGTCGGGAATGTTGTAGGTTTTCTCGTCGAAGTTGACCTCACATTCCCAGAGCTTCTCCCCACGTTCGTCGTAGAGCCAGTAGAAGTACTTAGAGAGACTGTCCATCTCTCTTCGCTTCGTCGCCTCCGCGTACGGCTCACCGCTCCTTTTCCGGATTTCGTCGTTCTTCAGCATTGTCGCAACTGCGTCCGCGTGCTCGTGTTCCAGATACGAG
Protein-coding sequences here:
- a CDS encoding tyrosine-type recombinase/integrase; protein product: MDDFESWLRECGQKPKEEKPLAADTVDNYLSRVDKYYRLTWNEVGYVSYLEHEHADAVATMLKNDEIRKRSGEPYAEATKRREMDSLSKYFYWLYDERGEKLWECEVNFDEKTYNIPDYFSIAERQQLRDAVLDYGSVPAYNDLTPDERDRWKAHIAQKLGKPKSDVSPDDWEYLNTNYKWVSLLWTALDAGLRPCEVKRARMSWLRLSKGALFIPKEEASKNRDHWEIALRSETVDALREWKRQRENIAKYDDTESIWLNRKGNPYNSKTLNYFLGKLLDEIELDDENRDLKWYALRHSTGTYLETEMGLSATANQLRHKNLQTTRRYTHTPVEYRQEGLESI